Proteins from one Erysipelothrix larvae genomic window:
- a CDS encoding DUF2200 domain-containing protein → MRNNQRVYKMEVNKVYPLYVTKIEKKGRTREELDTVITWLTGYSQDALHRQLEEGVDFETFFNEAPHINDNAHLITGVICGVRVEEISDPLMQNLRYMDKLVDELAKGRKMEKILRGS, encoded by the coding sequence ATGCGAAACAACCAACGTGTCTATAAAATGGAAGTGAATAAAGTCTACCCACTTTATGTTACCAAAATAGAGAAGAAAGGGAGGACGCGTGAAGAACTTGATACAGTAATCACTTGGCTCACGGGATATAGTCAAGACGCGCTCCATCGTCAACTTGAAGAAGGCGTTGATTTTGAAACCTTCTTTAATGAAGCACCCCATATCAATGATAATGCGCACCTGATCACAGGGGTAATCTGTGGTGTTCGGGTTGAAGAAATTAGTGATCCCCTGATGCAAAACTTACGCTACATGGATAAACTTGTAGATGAACTTGCGAAAGGGCGTAAAATGGAAAAGATCCTTAGAGGTTCATAA
- a CDS encoding NADPH-dependent FMN reductase has product MSKKLKVAGIAGSLGSKAISKKFLKEVKKSFGEDVELTEILYADIPVYNADIEYPTPASVKRVRDELKEYDAIVIAMPEYNLSIPGSLKNLLDWLSRPEQPGQPKPVLDYPILVFSFSAGISGGMVPQELLRSLLSYLGASVMPQPRASFTGAYNLLDKDGNLVLDDTSKEFLDQSAKAFVAFAQ; this is encoded by the coding sequence ATGTCAAAAAAATTAAAAGTAGCGGGGATTGCAGGAAGCTTAGGATCAAAAGCGATTTCTAAGAAATTTTTGAAGGAAGTCAAAAAATCATTTGGTGAAGATGTTGAGCTCACAGAAATCTTATACGCAGATATTCCAGTATATAATGCTGACATTGAATATCCAACACCCGCTTCTGTAAAACGTGTTCGTGATGAATTGAAGGAATACGATGCAATTGTAATTGCAATGCCAGAATATAACTTATCAATTCCAGGAAGCCTTAAAAACCTTCTTGATTGGTTATCACGACCAGAACAACCAGGTCAACCAAAACCCGTGCTTGATTATCCAATCTTAGTGTTTAGCTTCAGTGCAGGAATATCAGGGGGTATGGTTCCACAAGAACTTTTACGTTCATTATTAAGTTATTTAGGTGCAAGCGTCATGCCACAACCTCGTGCATCCTTTACCGGTGCATATAATTTACTAGATAAAGACGGAAATCTTGTTTTGGATGACACCAGTAAAGAATTCTTAGATCAAAGCGCAAAAGCATTTGTAGCCTTTGCACAATAA
- a CDS encoding Rrf2 family transcriptional regulator — MKNNEQFAVAIHILTYLSLSDKDYVTSDEIAHSVNTSSVVIRRIIGLLKKRGLILTKQGVGGSKLAKDPQDISLYDVYCALNSVLAFGLHSNINEDCVIANQVNEAIKGSLQDSYDAFNEKLGQKSIQDIVNKIK; from the coding sequence ATGAAAAACAATGAACAGTTTGCAGTCGCAATTCATATCTTAACCTACTTATCATTAAGTGATAAAGACTATGTAACATCAGATGAAATTGCGCACAGTGTAAACACAAGCAGTGTTGTTATACGTCGTATTATTGGCCTGCTTAAAAAGAGGGGACTCATTCTAACCAAACAGGGCGTCGGCGGATCAAAACTTGCGAAAGATCCGCAAGACATTTCTTTGTATGATGTTTATTGTGCATTGAATTCGGTTTTAGCCTTTGGATTACACAGCAACATCAATGAAGATTGCGTAATCGCCAATCAAGTGAATGAAGCAATAAAGGGTTCGTTGCAAGATAGTTATGATGCTTTCAATGAAAAATTGGGACAAAAAAGTATCCAAGATATCGTCAATAAAATTAAGTAG
- a CDS encoding Gfo/Idh/MocA family oxidoreductase — translation MLTLAFIGNGKSTNRYHLPYVLTRKDTLCVKTIYNHQIKSFKWDKIEGVHYTDNLDNVLNDPEIDAVIVCTRHDLHYEYAMKVLASKKHCMVEKPFMETLEQAKEAFEYAHQQGVILQAYQNRRFDSDFLTVQKVIESGVLGDVYELAMHFDYYRPEIPESVQSFEPSGSILYGHGSHTIDQVLSYFGDPQTIHYDVKQLLGPGRMSDYFDLDLNYKNLKVSVRSSYYRAKQRPSFEVYGTQGTFIKETKDRQEEHLKLFYMPGESGFGVDDVQHYGTLTYYDENGIYHEEKVISEVGDYACVYDDFRDAILLNKPQTITPHQTLLQMKILEEGMKRIQ, via the coding sequence ATGCTAACACTCGCATTTATCGGAAATGGTAAAAGTACCAATCGCTATCATTTACCTTATGTACTGACTCGTAAAGACACGTTGTGTGTAAAGACAATCTATAACCATCAAATTAAGTCTTTTAAGTGGGACAAAATTGAAGGGGTTCATTATACAGATAACCTTGATAATGTACTAAATGATCCTGAAATTGATGCAGTGATTGTCTGCACACGCCATGATTTACACTATGAATATGCGATGAAAGTTTTAGCAAGTAAGAAACACTGCATGGTGGAAAAACCGTTCATGGAAACCCTAGAACAAGCTAAAGAAGCCTTTGAATATGCACATCAACAGGGTGTCATCCTTCAAGCATACCAAAACAGACGCTTTGATAGTGATTTTCTCACCGTACAAAAAGTTATTGAATCAGGTGTCCTTGGCGATGTGTATGAACTGGCGATGCATTTTGACTACTACCGTCCAGAAATCCCAGAAAGTGTCCAGTCATTTGAACCTTCAGGATCAATCTTATACGGTCATGGAAGTCATACTATCGATCAAGTCCTCAGTTATTTTGGTGACCCTCAAACCATTCATTATGATGTGAAGCAACTTCTGGGACCGGGTCGCATGAGTGATTACTTTGACCTTGATCTTAATTATAAAAACCTTAAAGTATCCGTCCGTTCCAGCTACTACCGGGCCAAACAACGCCCAAGCTTCGAAGTTTATGGAACACAAGGTACATTCATCAAAGAAACAAAAGACCGCCAAGAAGAGCACTTAAAACTCTTCTACATGCCTGGTGAAAGCGGATTTGGTGTTGATGATGTCCAACATTATGGAACCTTAACCTATTATGACGAAAACGGCATCTACCATGAAGAAAAGGTGATATCAGAAGTGGGAGATTATGCCTGTGTCTATGATGATTTCAGGGATGCGATTTTATTAAATAAACCACAAACAATTACACCACATCAAACGCTTCTTCAAATGAAAATATTAGAAGAAGGTATGAAAAGGATACAATAA
- a CDS encoding SOS response-associated peptidase: MCGRVFISKETEERLERYMDPYEFEKVKLGEVFPGDTLAIQTREAPLAMKWGVKPEWSKSMLINARIETIAEKPFFKQEFKTKRCVVMASSYFEWKREESINQKYQISIEAPLIYLAGILKEEKGEHKVIILTEPCQDTLAWMHDRMPVILSNEEVVAYLNGKDDILTQHRHHTFIVEKTS; this comes from the coding sequence ATGTGTGGACGCGTCTTTATCAGTAAAGAAACCGAAGAACGCTTAGAACGATACATGGACCCTTATGAATTTGAAAAAGTGAAGCTGGGAGAAGTCTTCCCAGGGGATACATTAGCAATCCAAACACGAGAAGCACCCCTTGCAATGAAGTGGGGTGTCAAACCCGAATGGTCCAAGTCAATGTTAATCAATGCCCGCATTGAAACAATTGCAGAGAAACCCTTCTTTAAACAAGAGTTTAAAACCAAACGCTGTGTTGTGATGGCTTCTTCGTATTTTGAATGGAAACGCGAAGAATCCATAAATCAAAAGTATCAAATTTCAATAGAAGCACCGCTTATTTATCTTGCAGGAATCCTTAAAGAAGAAAAAGGTGAGCATAAGGTCATTATTCTTACAGAGCCTTGTCAAGATACCCTCGCATGGATGCATGATCGAATGCCCGTTATCTTATCCAATGAGGAAGTGGTTGCTTATCTTAATGGCAAAGATGATATCCTCACCCAACACCGCCATCACACGTTTATCGTAGAAAAAACATCATAA
- a CDS encoding ABC transporter ATP-binding protein — MQENQFKEEEFESKKIDITLWKQIFKLLFKHKKFVYGLIGFNIVVTICDVVFPMMNQYAINNFVMVEGDHTGMSLQVFALLYVSLIVAITIGVYGFIRMGGKIENAFSYDIRKLAFEKLQTLPFSYFDKTPSGWIIARMTSDISRLAEIVSWGLLDIFYGIIMITLVGIVMLSINWKLGLMALAVFPVMLVIALWFQRKILVQYRDVRKINSQITSGFSEGISGAKTTKTLSLEQSHDESFRKLTGNMRTKSVKAAYFNALFFPIILSLGSISTALLLWQGGQQALMNAIQFGTLVMFLQYARQFMDPVFMLSGWLAEIQMAQASAERVISLLNTESTLVDSEAVIEKYGTLLNPKEEAYEPIVGDVEFKDVTFHYNPDEPVLTHFNLSVKAGQSIALVGETGSGKSTLVNLLCRFYEPVSGEVLFDGKDYRERSIGWLHSKIGYVLQAPHLFSGSIYENIRFGRLDATREEIIDAAKTVHAYDFIMSMDKGFDSEVGEGGGRLSTGQKQLISFARAVLSNPSIFVLDEATSSIDTETEMIIQDAIEGLMEGKTSFIVAHRLSTIVNCDRILVIDKGRILEDGSHQELMKQKGRYYLLYTNQFHESVEFAQDVNEPLIQGM; from the coding sequence ATGCAAGAAAATCAATTCAAAGAAGAAGAATTTGAATCCAAAAAAATAGACATCACGCTGTGGAAACAAATCTTTAAACTTTTATTTAAACACAAGAAATTTGTCTATGGACTCATTGGATTCAACATCGTCGTCACAATCTGTGATGTCGTCTTTCCAATGATGAACCAATATGCGATTAATAACTTTGTTATGGTTGAAGGGGACCATACAGGAATGTCGTTGCAAGTCTTTGCACTGCTATATGTGAGTTTGATTGTCGCAATTACCATTGGTGTATATGGGTTTATTCGTATGGGTGGTAAAATCGAAAACGCCTTTTCTTATGACATTCGTAAACTGGCTTTTGAGAAACTGCAAACCCTGCCATTCTCATACTTTGATAAAACACCATCGGGATGGATTATTGCGCGTATGACCAGTGATATCTCACGCTTGGCAGAAATTGTATCTTGGGGACTTTTGGATATCTTTTATGGCATCATCATGATTACCTTAGTGGGGATTGTGATGTTGAGTATCAACTGGAAATTGGGTCTGATGGCCCTTGCTGTCTTCCCAGTGATGCTTGTAATTGCCCTTTGGTTTCAACGAAAAATCTTAGTGCAATACCGTGATGTTCGAAAGATTAACTCACAAATTACCAGTGGGTTCTCTGAAGGGATATCGGGAGCAAAAACGACCAAAACACTCAGTCTTGAACAAAGTCATGATGAATCTTTTAGAAAACTTACAGGGAACATGCGCACAAAATCTGTGAAAGCTGCCTATTTCAATGCACTCTTTTTCCCAATTATCCTCAGTTTAGGATCCATCAGTACAGCATTACTGCTATGGCAAGGGGGCCAACAAGCCCTTATGAATGCCATTCAATTTGGAACCTTAGTGATGTTCTTACAATACGCACGTCAATTTATGGATCCAGTCTTTATGCTTTCTGGATGGCTTGCGGAAATTCAAATGGCACAAGCCAGTGCAGAACGCGTTATATCCTTATTGAATACTGAAAGCACATTGGTTGATTCAGAAGCAGTCATTGAAAAATATGGAACCCTTCTCAATCCTAAAGAAGAAGCCTATGAACCCATTGTAGGTGATGTTGAGTTTAAAGATGTAACCTTCCACTATAACCCTGATGAGCCGGTCTTAACACACTTTAACCTCAGTGTAAAAGCTGGACAAAGTATTGCCTTAGTAGGTGAAACAGGAAGTGGAAAGAGCACCTTAGTAAACCTTTTATGCCGATTCTATGAACCGGTATCTGGCGAAGTCCTTTTTGATGGTAAAGATTACCGTGAACGTTCCATTGGATGGTTGCATTCAAAGATTGGATATGTGCTTCAAGCACCCCATCTATTCTCTGGAAGTATCTATGAAAACATTCGTTTTGGCCGCCTTGATGCAACGCGTGAAGAAATTATAGACGCTGCGAAAACCGTTCATGCTTATGATTTCATCATGAGTATGGATAAAGGGTTTGACAGTGAAGTTGGTGAAGGTGGCGGCCGCTTATCAACGGGTCAAAAGCAACTCATTTCCTTCGCACGTGCGGTCCTTTCAAATCCATCCATCTTTGTCCTTGATGAAGCAACTTCATCCATTGATACGGAAACAGAAATGATCATTCAAGACGCCATTGAAGGCCTTATGGAAGGGAAGACAAGTTTTATTGTTGCCCATCGATTATCTACGATTGTGAATTGTGATCGCATCTTAGTCATTGATAAAGGACGCATCTTAGAAGATGGATCTCATCAAGAACTGATGAAGCAAAAAGGACGGTATTACTTACTTTACACTAATCAATTCCATGAAAGTGTTGAATTTGCGCAAGACGTAAACGAACCCTTGATTCAAGGAATGTAA
- a CDS encoding ABC transporter ATP-binding protein: protein MKYIKFVMRYLGKYRHLIWVVVACTGLHALFNLVSPLIISFFIDYVIDSKAVPSGWQTTVMTFFGGRDFLRDNLWISAVCIMVSAIIQSLNVWIRGRALADYSEGFTENLRNELYAHIQRLPYGYHVKAQSGDLIQRSTSDVDQVRKFLTNQIREIVFTTVIAIASVSILFSMNAFLASIVLVVLPIILIVSWVFFKRMQKEFKKADEAEAEMSSSIQENLHGVRVVKAFNRELYELERFESKNAKFRALSLNVNHQLAYYWAISDAICFITILIIIVLGIQESLKGNLSVGQFFVFITYISTVLWHVRSFGRALSDMGKVTIAINRLEEIFDVKQEDLVSGDSPTIDGDIVFDDVVFQYDDGTTPVLEGLSFTIGKHETVAIMGPTGSGKSSLMYLLTRLYDYNSGDITIGGHSLKSMNREHLRANIGIVLQEPFLFSRNIIENIRIAHPVASDDEVYEAARRSEMHHVIDQFDLGYNTIVGEKGVTLSGGQKQRIAIARTVIKSHPILIFDDSLSAVDTQTDKNIREHLKTLSDATTLIVTHRVASAMDADKIIVLKNGKIEQIGTHDELMAQEGLYQSTAKIQNIYGEEA from the coding sequence ATGAAATACATAAAATTTGTGATGCGATATTTGGGCAAATATCGACATCTTATATGGGTCGTGGTTGCTTGTACAGGGTTGCACGCACTCTTTAACTTAGTTTCGCCCCTTATCATCAGCTTCTTTATTGACTATGTCATTGATTCAAAAGCTGTACCATCGGGGTGGCAAACCACGGTCATGACCTTTTTTGGAGGCCGTGATTTCTTGCGCGATAATCTATGGATTAGTGCTGTGTGTATCATGGTATCTGCCATTATACAATCGCTTAACGTATGGATTCGTGGCCGTGCCCTTGCAGATTACTCAGAAGGATTTACTGAAAACCTTCGAAATGAACTCTATGCACACATTCAAAGACTGCCATATGGCTATCATGTGAAAGCACAAAGTGGAGACTTAATCCAACGTTCAACTAGTGATGTGGATCAGGTGCGTAAATTCTTAACCAATCAAATCCGTGAGATTGTCTTTACAACCGTAATTGCAATCGCATCGGTGTCCATCTTATTCTCAATGAATGCCTTTCTCGCAAGCATTGTACTTGTGGTATTGCCAATCATCTTGATTGTATCTTGGGTTTTCTTTAAACGCATGCAAAAAGAATTCAAGAAAGCTGATGAAGCGGAAGCGGAAATGTCATCCAGCATTCAAGAAAACCTTCACGGGGTTCGTGTTGTGAAAGCATTTAACCGCGAACTTTATGAACTGGAACGCTTTGAATCAAAGAACGCGAAATTTCGCGCATTGAGTTTAAATGTTAACCATCAACTCGCTTATTATTGGGCAATCTCTGATGCTATTTGCTTTATAACAATCTTAATTATTATCGTATTAGGGATACAGGAATCCCTAAAAGGAAACCTATCAGTGGGTCAGTTCTTTGTCTTCATCACCTATATTTCAACGGTACTATGGCATGTACGAAGCTTTGGACGCGCACTTTCTGATATGGGGAAAGTTACCATTGCGATTAATCGTCTTGAGGAAATCTTTGATGTAAAACAAGAGGATCTTGTTTCAGGTGACTCGCCAACCATTGATGGCGATATTGTCTTTGATGATGTCGTCTTCCAATACGATGATGGCACAACACCCGTACTCGAAGGCCTCAGCTTTACCATTGGCAAACATGAAACAGTCGCAATTATGGGACCTACTGGAAGTGGTAAGAGTTCACTGATGTACCTACTTACCCGTCTATATGATTACAACAGTGGGGACATCACCATCGGGGGTCATTCGCTGAAATCAATGAACCGTGAACACTTACGAGCAAACATCGGAATTGTCCTTCAAGAACCGTTCTTATTCTCACGAAACATCATTGAGAACATTCGAATTGCCCATCCTGTCGCAAGTGATGACGAAGTCTATGAAGCAGCACGTCGCTCTGAAATGCACCATGTTATCGATCAATTTGATTTAGGGTATAACACAATTGTGGGTGAAAAAGGGGTCACCTTATCGGGTGGACAAAAACAACGGATTGCGATTGCACGTACCGTGATTAAATCACACCCAATCTTAATCTTTGATGATTCATTGTCTGCGGTGGATACACAAACAGACAAGAACATCCGTGAGCACCTGAAAACCTTGAGCGATGCGACCACATTAATTGTGACCCATCGTGTTGCATCGGCGATGGATGCGGATAAAATTATTGTCTTAAAAAATGGTAAAATAGAACAAATCGGAACGCATGATGAATTGATGGCTCAAGAAGGCTTGTATCAATCCACTGCGAAAATCCAAAATATCTATGGAGAGGAGGCGTAA
- a CDS encoding DUF1294 domain-containing protein, which translates to MNPLTLYLLVISCISSIVTLYDKSQAIHKRWRIKESTLFMLAVFGGALAMILTMLVIRHKTKHKRFMLGLPLIIFAQCALLIWAYC; encoded by the coding sequence ATGAATCCACTCACACTTTACCTTCTTGTGATATCCTGTATCTCAAGTATTGTGACCCTGTATGACAAATCACAAGCAATCCATAAACGATGGCGCATTAAGGAGTCCACCCTTTTTATGTTGGCGGTGTTTGGTGGGGCATTGGCGATGATTCTTACAATGTTAGTCATTCGCCATAAAACAAAACACAAACGGTTTATGCTTGGGTTACCACTCATAATTTTTGCACAATGTGCGCTCTTAATATGGGCTTATTGTTAA
- a CDS encoding PF20097 family protein: protein MHKCPRCGSLLTLGYINNRSAILSWSDTNRCDTVSATWNLEKDQIRLARFDHDHGWSIPASCCEHCKMLFVEYDEKAYLSKKQ, encoded by the coding sequence ATGCATAAATGTCCTCGTTGTGGATCTCTACTTACTTTAGGATACATCAACAATCGCAGTGCTATCTTATCATGGTCTGACACAAATCGATGTGACACCGTGAGTGCAACATGGAATCTTGAAAAAGACCAAATCCGTTTAGCACGATTTGATCATGATCATGGTTGGTCTATTCCAGCATCATGTTGTGAACACTGTAAGATGTTGTTTGTTGAATATGATGAAAAAGCATATCTTAGTAAAAAACAGTGA
- a CDS encoding AraC family transcriptional regulator: MIQTYIINKAEDYVEDHLQEKITLDDIANHIGVSKYHFHRLFKQATNETLHAFISRIKMERSALFLKVDTQSSLTDIAYAYGYCDASAYIRAFKKQFHMTPSEFKNRKISQSSHGSFRYTSTRRTS, from the coding sequence ATGATCCAAACATACATCATAAACAAAGCTGAAGATTATGTCGAAGACCATCTTCAAGAAAAAATAACGCTTGATGATATTGCGAATCACATCGGTGTTTCTAAGTATCATTTTCACCGTCTCTTTAAACAAGCCACCAATGAGACACTGCATGCATTCATATCGCGTATAAAAATGGAGCGCTCTGCTCTTTTTCTTAAAGTAGATACACAATCCAGTCTTACAGATATTGCTTATGCCTATGGGTATTGTGATGCAAGCGCTTATATTCGTGCATTCAAAAAGCAGTTTCATATGACACCCTCTGAATTTAAAAACCGCAAGATTTCACAATCTTCTCATGGATCATTTCGATATACTTCAACTAGGAGGACATCATAA
- a CDS encoding AraC family transcriptional regulator, with product MNEPHIRIEEDISLKLIYIRFKGSYAAFRKHSRAMFNTLFEYAKKHDLIIEGETKVLTLYHDNPFITHGDNLRTSVAMTIPSTAVIDETNEISTLTLSGKFCVGTFDLKLNEYGLAWNTMIDIWTSYPVRDALPFELYVTEPPRNFKGSSSVDIYVPIQ from the coding sequence ATGAATGAACCACATATTCGAATCGAAGAAGACATCAGCCTTAAACTCATATACATTCGGTTTAAAGGCTCTTATGCAGCATTTCGTAAGCACTCACGCGCAATGTTTAACACATTATTTGAGTATGCAAAAAAACACGATCTAATTATTGAAGGTGAAACCAAGGTCTTAACCCTATATCATGATAATCCATTTATTACACACGGTGATAACCTTAGAACCAGTGTCGCAATGACGATACCTTCCACTGCAGTCATTGATGAAACAAATGAAATCTCAACACTGACATTATCGGGTAAGTTTTGCGTTGGAACTTTTGACTTAAAGCTCAATGAATATGGGCTTGCATGGAATACAATGATTGATATTTGGACTTCGTATCCAGTCCGTGATGCATTGCCTTTTGAGCTATATGTCACTGAGCCACCAAGAAACTTTAAAGGATCAAGTAGCGTTGACATCTATGTTCCGATTCAATAA
- the dagF gene encoding 2-dehydro-3-deoxy-phosphogluconate aldolase, translated as MLKFYKNKLCLNVLANSVENAKAIYEACDGHVCVGVLSSNYDSIEEAVNDMLQYCDVINNNVSIGLGGGNPKQADMVWRIGAHVPATHINQVFTSVSATRATCINEHAHINALVSPSGTPGKVIISTGANASRAQKPAIVCIETAIAMIQDMGGNSIKFFPMKGLSTKDEYIAVCEACAKHKFALEPTGGLDLDNLEEVLRIALDAGVPKIIPHVYSSIIDQESGSTKINDVQTIMNIFDAVTE; from the coding sequence ATGTTGAAGTTTTATAAAAATAAACTCTGTTTAAACGTCTTGGCCAATTCAGTTGAAAATGCCAAAGCAATCTATGAAGCCTGTGATGGCCATGTGTGTGTTGGGGTATTATCCTCAAACTATGACAGTATTGAAGAAGCGGTTAATGATATGCTTCAATACTGTGATGTCATCAACAACAACGTATCCATTGGATTGGGTGGGGGAAATCCAAAACAAGCAGACATGGTATGGCGTATTGGAGCACATGTTCCTGCAACGCATATTAACCAAGTCTTTACATCCGTAAGTGCAACACGTGCTACGTGCATCAATGAACATGCACACATCAATGCACTTGTGTCACCCAGTGGAACACCTGGGAAAGTTATCATCTCAACGGGAGCGAATGCATCGCGTGCTCAAAAACCAGCCATTGTATGTATTGAGACCGCAATCGCTATGATCCAAGATATGGGGGGTAATTCGATCAAGTTTTTCCCAATGAAAGGCTTGTCCACAAAAGATGAATACATTGCAGTATGTGAAGCCTGTGCTAAACATAAGTTTGCACTTGAACCTACCGGCGGTCTTGACCTTGATAACCTAGAGGAAGTGTTAAGAATTGCCCTTGATGCAGGGGTTCCAAAGATCATTCCTCATGTTTACTCGTCAATTATTGATCAAGAAAGTGGGAGTACCAAGATCAATGATGTACAGACAATTATGAACATCTTTGATGCAGTAACAGAATAA
- a CDS encoding DgaE family pyridoxal phosphate-dependent ammonia lyase — translation MVYLMDKINGCINASGRMTKLGVSTQSHGVKDAMNYGASNYFLMDDLYKISGETLASLFDAPDAVITSSASAGISLSVAAVLCKDHDAQIQKIHDSSMQDYPHEIVLPKGHNVDFGAPIQTMIETGGGCVIEAGYANKCTQRDVELCINKKTAALMYVKSSHCVQKDMLSLEEMLDIARQFKKPLILDCAAEIDFTSFTKMGIDYVIYSGSKALMGPTSGFVLVQSQDDAINLRKHIYGVGRGMKIGKENIFGLIQAAYEYTTSSQNFEVSYDDLDPFIETLNTINGVYAQKIKDESGRDIYRAKVHFDAQILGISAHEIIHRLEKGTPQIFTRNYDANQGMISFDPRPLQHKNDLDIIIKRIKEVLSDVEVL, via the coding sequence ATGGTCTATCTAATGGACAAGATAAATGGGTGCATTAATGCATCCGGACGGATGACAAAATTAGGAGTCTCAACACAATCACACGGTGTGAAAGACGCCATGAACTATGGCGCTTCAAACTACTTTTTAATGGATGATCTATACAAAATTTCCGGCGAAACCTTGGCATCACTCTTTGATGCACCCGATGCAGTTATTACCTCAAGTGCATCCGCAGGGATCAGTTTAAGTGTAGCGGCGGTTTTATGTAAAGATCATGACGCACAAATTCAAAAGATTCACGATTCCAGCATGCAGGATTATCCACATGAAATCGTGCTTCCAAAAGGACACAACGTTGACTTTGGCGCGCCAATACAAACCATGATAGAAACAGGCGGGGGTTGTGTTATTGAAGCAGGTTATGCAAATAAGTGTACACAACGCGATGTTGAGCTGTGTATCAATAAAAAAACAGCGGCACTGATGTATGTAAAAAGCTCACACTGTGTCCAAAAAGATATGCTATCTCTTGAGGAAATGCTTGACATCGCACGACAGTTTAAAAAACCATTAATTCTAGATTGTGCAGCGGAAATTGACTTCACATCATTTACGAAAATGGGGATTGACTATGTCATCTATAGTGGCTCAAAGGCATTGATGGGACCCACTTCAGGTTTTGTGTTGGTTCAATCACAGGATGATGCAATCAACCTAAGAAAACACATCTATGGTGTTGGACGTGGGATGAAGATTGGTAAAGAAAACATCTTTGGATTGATTCAAGCAGCCTATGAATATACCACTTCATCACAAAACTTTGAGGTATCTTATGATGATTTGGATCCATTCATTGAGACACTGAATACCATCAACGGTGTTTATGCGCAAAAAATCAAAGACGAATCAGGACGGGACATATATCGGGCTAAAGTTCACTTTGATGCACAAATCTTAGGAATAAGTGCACACGAAATAATCCATCGTCTCGAAAAAGGAACACCACAAATCTTCACACGTAATTATGATGCAAATCAGGGGATGATCAGTTTTGATCCAAGACCCCTTCAGCATAAAAATGACTTAGATATTATCATTAAACGAATCAAGGAGGTTTTGAGTGATGTTGAAGTTTTATAA